One genomic segment of Bacillota bacterium includes these proteins:
- a CDS encoding UbiD family decarboxylase gives MTREQFVRFVSSPDRLERHLRAAAAITHVLAPRQLRPVVVGGSAVEFYTRGAYLTADLALVLPGLQEAGEAMEQLGFERHGASFIHPDVPLVVDFPPSPLAGDPARLSVVEMEGLPVYVIGIEDLVADRLRAAAYWNDEGSKEWAVQLMAAYWDDLDRPYLQRLAASEPDPRYARVDQEARRLAEHLHRAGEEPQTPGQETRTT, from the coding sequence ATGACACGGGAGCAGTTCGTCCGCTTTGTTAGCTCGCCCGACCGGCTCGAACGCCACCTTCGCGCTGCAGCAGCCATCACCCACGTTCTTGCCCCCAGACAGCTTCGGCCCGTGGTGGTGGGCGGGTCGGCCGTGGAGTTTTATACCCGCGGGGCTTACCTCACGGCCGACCTGGCCCTGGTCCTGCCGGGGCTTCAGGAAGCCGGCGAGGCGATGGAACAGCTCGGGTTCGAGCGACACGGAGCCTCTTTCATCCACCCCGATGTGCCCCTCGTCGTCGACTTTCCCCCTTCACCCCTCGCCGGCGACCCCGCCAGGCTTTCGGTAGTAGAGATGGAGGGGCTGCCGGTGTACGTCATTGGCATCGAGGATCTGGTGGCGGATCGCCTTCGGGCCGCAGCCTACTGGAACGACGAAGGGTCGAAAGAGTGGGCCGTCCAGCTTATGGCGGCATACTGGGACGACCTCGACCGGCCCTACCTTCAGCGGCTGGCTGCATCCGAGCCCGACCCTCGCTACGCCCGGGTCGACCAGGAAGCCCGCCGGCTTGCGGAGCACTTGCATCGGGCAGGCGAGGAGCCCCAGACGCCGGGGCAAGAAACCCGGACGACTTAA